Genomic DNA from Streptomyces sp. PCS3-D2:
CGTGATCGGCGGACTCGCGCTCGGCACGGCCGTGGTCCTCGTCCTCGCGCCGCTCGCACTGGCCCTCCTGGACCCGGTGGTCCGGGCGGTGGCCGGCTCCCGGCGCCTCGGGCGGCTGGTACGGGCCGGGGGGCGGGCGCGGCCCCTGCCGGTCGACCTCGCGCAGAACCGGACCCCGCCCGCGGGGCGGCGCCCGCAGGACGAGGACCTCGCCGCCTGACGGGCGACCGGCTGACACCCCCTCCACCGCGCGAAGGGGCCTGCCGGGGAGTCAGGGACGGCTCAGCCCGTCCCGTAGGAGTCCCACACGGCGAGCAGCGCGGCCGTCAGCAGGCACAGCGCGGCTGCCCCGAAGCACATCAGGACCGCCCGCGGGCGGGGCCGGGGGGTCACCGGTCACCCGTGTCGGTGTCGCTCCCGCGGCGGTAGCGGGAGCGCAGCCACAGTCCGGTGGCCAGGGCGGCCACCGAGGTGAGCCCGATGGCGAGGGCCACGTCGGCGGGGCTGTCGGCCGAGCCCACGGGTCTGGCCCAGGCCACTGCGGCCGGGGCGAACGCGATGAGCAGGGCCCAGAGAAGGGCCGCGAGGCGGGCTGCGGAACCTGGCATGAGTCAAGGGCATCCGCTGCGGCGCTCGGTGGCCAGCCGGGCCGTCCGAACGGGCGAGGAGACTCAAGCGCCGGTGGCCTCGTGGCCGGCGGCGTCCTTGCGGGCGAGGTCGCGGGAGCGGCGGGCGGGGCCCTTCCAGCCGCAGGAGCAGACGGCCAGGCAGAAGGATCCGCGGTCGGCGGTGGAAGTGGTGTGGGTGGTCGGCGGCTGGGGCTGGGACTGCGGCCGCGGGAGCGGCAGGGCGTCGAGCGCAGGGACCGGTGTCGCGTCGATGTGCGGTTCCACTTCTCCACGGTACCCGGGGTCGGCGGTGGGCGGGGAGGGTGCACCGTGACGGGATACCCCGGGCCTCGTTAAGGGGAGCGGGTGGGGACCTCGGGCAAGCGGCTTTCATGCGTTGGGGGTTGGCAGGCGATGGTGGTTCACCGGCAGAGGCGGCTGCGCGGGCGCGTGGCCGAGGTGGTGCTGGCCGCCGGAGTCGCCCTGGCGGTGACCGCGACGAGCGGGTGCGCCGGCGGCGAAGGAAGCGACGACCGGTCCCCGGCGGAGGCGGCCTCGGTGGTCCGCGGCGCTGCCGACGTGCTGGCGCGCACCGGCAGCGCCCGGGCCCGTACGGCCATGGAGATGGCCACGGGCGGGACCCGGGTCACCATCCGGGGCGAGGGCGGCGTCGACTTCAAGAAGCGGATGGGGCAGCTGCTGGTGCTGCTTCCGGCCGATGTGAAGGGCGAGGACGAGCACCGGCCCATCACCGAGCTCCTCGTGCCGGGCGCGCTCTACATGAAGAACCGCGGCGCGGGCGTCCCCGCCGACAAGTGGGTGCGCATCGACACGACGGCCCTGCCCGACGGGAACCTGGTCACCGGAGGCGCCACCGATCCGCTGCTCGCGGCCGAGCTGCTGCGGGTCGCGCAGGAGGTGACGTACGTCGGGGAGACCGAAGTGGCGGGCACCAGGGTGCGGCACTACCGGGGGACCACCGACATCGGGCGGGCCGCGGTGAGCGCGTCGGCGGAGATGCGCGGGGCGCTGGCGGCGGCGGCGAAAGGGTTCAGCGAGGACACGGTGCCCTTCGACGCGTACCTGGACGACGAGGGCCGGCTGCGGAAGGTCAGACACCGCTTCAGCTACGTCAACAATGGCGTGATCGATGTGTCATCGACCACGCTGCTGTACGGATTCGGCACGCCGGTGACCGTCGTATTGCCCGCGAGCGGGGACATTTACGCCGGAAAGATCGCGGACTAGTGGGGCGGGCGGTCCGGGAGCCGCGCGATCGGGCCATGGCCGGGTATCCGGAAATGGTCCATCCGTGTCATGCGGGGGGACGAGCGTCCTCCCTACGCTGAGAAGCCGGGCGCCGGCACGAGGTGCGGCACGACCGATGACGGCCGGTGGCCGGTGGCAGATTGAGGTGACACGCGTGACTCCCGCAGGCGGTACGACGGTGCAGGACCACGTGGCGCTCGCCGAGATCGAACTGTGCGGTGAGCTGATCATCGCCGCGTCCGCGGCCGCCGAGGACCGGCTGAGCCTGGACCGCATCGACGAGGTCCTGCTGGGCCGCTAGTGCCGTGCCGGGGGGAGCGTGAGGCGGTGAACCTTTCCGGCCACGGCACTGGGCCGTGTCTGGGGCTCGCGGCGTCCGCGACGGCCCCGGACGAGCCGGGTCGTCCGGCCCCGAACCGCCTCACGCCCCCCGCCCCACCGCCCCCGGGGCGTCGCCGCGGGCGGGCCCCGCCGCGGGAACGCCGGCGGTGGGACCGGTCGCCTCAGGTGCGCAGCAGCCGCGCGATGGCCTTGGTGGCCTCCTCGACCTTGGCGTCGATCTCGGCCCCGCCCTTGACCGCGGCGTCGGCGACGCAGTGGCGCAGGTGCTCCTCCAGCAGCTGGAGCGCGAAGGACTGGAGCGCCTTCGTGCTCGCCGAGACCTGGGTGAGTATGTCGATGCAGTAGACGTCCTCGTCGACGAGGCGCTGGAGGCCGCGGATCTGCCCCTCGATCCGGCGCAGTCGTTTGAGGTGCTCGTCCTTCTGGTGGTGGTAGCCGTGGACGGCCCCGGCGTCGTGGGGGGTGCCCGGGGTGGCCGCCGTACCGGACACGGCTCCGGAGCCCTCCGCCTCGATGGTCGTCATAGGTCCTCCCGTGGTCCGGAGCGAGGGGGTTGGATACCCCTCATGGGTATAGGATAACGGGCTCTCGCCCGACGGGCAGGGGCCCGTGGTCCTCACTCTGCCTGATGGAGGACACTGAGGAATGGCCGGTTAGCCGTGGCAGGGGGATGCGCCTAGCATCAGCCTGACCGAATCCGATGCACCCCGAGGACCTCACGTGCGATTTCGTCTGACCCCCAGGGAGACGAGCTTCTACGACATGTTCGCCGCATCCGCGGACAACATCGTCACGGGCTCCAAGCTCCTGATGGAACTGCTCGGAGCGGACGCGTCCGCCCGGGCCGAGATCGCGGAACGGATGCGGGCGGCGGAGCACGCGGGGGACGACGCGACCCACGCGATCTTCCATCAGCTGAACTCCTCCTTCATCACGCCGTTCGACCGTGAGGACATCTACTCCCTGGCGTCGTCGCTCG
This window encodes:
- a CDS encoding metal-sensitive transcriptional regulator; translation: MTTIEAEGSGAVSGTAATPGTPHDAGAVHGYHHQKDEHLKRLRRIEGQIRGLQRLVDEDVYCIDILTQVSASTKALQSFALQLLEEHLRHCVADAAVKGGAEIDAKVEEATKAIARLLRT